In Cryomorphaceae bacterium, the following are encoded in one genomic region:
- a CDS encoding lipid-A-disaccharide synthase, translated as MKFYVIAGEASGDLHGANLIRELKRQHPGSTFRAWGGDKMEAAGAQVVKHYRDLAFMGFIEVIANLRTILRNINECKKDIAQFKPDALILIDYPGFNMRIGPFAKQLGIKVLYYISPQIWAWKQNRVHKLKQFVDRMYVILPFEKDFYKRFDVDVDFVGHPLLDAIGQYNRELFDETTWRRQHGLPVSTPLVVMLPGSRKQEVRTMLNVMIGATRSFAGYTFVVAGAPSLEPEFYHEVLKGQDVQVIHGETYALLRIAHAALVTSGTATLETALFKVPQVVCYKGNQLSYLIARRLVKVNYISLVNLIMGREVVKELIQHEMNADTVSEQLRALCEDGQVRNEMREAYEVLREKLGGEGASELTAKLMLKTLNESGEGTAGAE; from the coding sequence TTGAAATTTTACGTGATTGCCGGAGAGGCTTCGGGTGATTTGCACGGTGCCAATCTCATTAGAGAATTGAAGCGGCAGCATCCCGGTTCAACTTTCAGGGCGTGGGGAGGCGACAAAATGGAAGCCGCCGGTGCCCAGGTGGTGAAACACTACCGCGACCTCGCTTTTATGGGTTTTATTGAGGTGATTGCCAACCTGAGAACCATTCTGCGGAACATAAATGAGTGCAAAAAAGACATCGCGCAATTCAAACCCGATGCACTCATTTTGATTGATTACCCAGGTTTTAACATGCGCATCGGGCCTTTTGCCAAACAGCTTGGCATCAAGGTGCTTTATTACATTTCTCCCCAAATATGGGCCTGGAAACAAAACCGGGTGCACAAGCTTAAGCAGTTTGTGGATCGGATGTATGTGATTCTTCCTTTTGAGAAGGATTTTTACAAGCGTTTTGATGTGGACGTGGATTTTGTGGGACATCCCTTGCTAGACGCCATCGGGCAATACAATCGGGAACTCTTTGATGAAACTACCTGGCGCCGGCAACACGGCTTACCCGTAAGCACCCCGTTGGTGGTGATGCTTCCCGGAAGCAGAAAGCAGGAGGTACGCACCATGCTGAACGTTATGATTGGTGCCACCCGGAGTTTTGCAGGCTACACCTTTGTGGTGGCCGGAGCACCATCGCTGGAACCCGAATTTTACCACGAGGTGCTGAAAGGGCAGGACGTGCAGGTGATACACGGCGAGACCTATGCGCTTTTGCGAATAGCTCACGCAGCCCTGGTTACCTCGGGCACCGCCACCCTCGAAACGGCATTGTTCAAAGTGCCTCAGGTGGTGTGCTACAAGGGCAATCAGTTGTCTTACCTCATTGCGCGTCGTTTGGTAAAGGTGAACTACATTTCGCTGGTGAACCTCATTATGGGTCGCGAAGTAGTGAAAGAACTGATTCAGCACGAAATGAACGCCGACACTGTGAGCGAGCAACTCCGTGCCTTGTGCGAAGACGGACAAGTGCGGAACGAAATGCGGGAAGCCTACGAAGTATTGCGCGAAAAGCTTGGTGGTGAGGGTGCTTCAGAACTTACTGCAAAACTGATGTTGAAAACTCTGAATGAATCGGGCGAAGGCACCGCCGGTGCGGAATAA